A window of the Bufo gargarizans isolate SCDJY-AF-19 chromosome 1, ASM1485885v1, whole genome shotgun sequence genome harbors these coding sequences:
- the HNRNPC gene encoding heterogeneous nuclear ribonucleoproteins C1/C2 isoform X1: MPGFQISTIGSSEMASNVTNKTDPRSLNSRVFIGNLNTLVVKKTDVEAIFSKYGKIVGCSVHKGFAFVQYNNERTARTAVAGEDGRMIAGQVLDINLAAEPKVNRGKGGGVKRSAADMYGSSFELDYDFHRDYYDSLPTPCSYSYTAARVPPPPPPIARAVVPSKRQRVSGNTSRRGKSGFNAKTGQRGGSSKSSRLKGDDLQTIKKELSQIKQRVDSLLESLERIEREQSKQETKLDDDQSSSSAKKEEANVKMVAEEAGDSGEEGDLLDDDEQGEDTLEEIKDGDKETEEGEDEGDSANEEDS; this comes from the exons ggTTCCAAATTTCTACTATAGGAAGTAGCGAGATGGCGAGCAATGTCACTAATAAAACAGATCCTCGCTCTTTGAACTCTAGAGTATTTATTGGGAACCTAAACACATTAGTGGTGAAGAAAACAGATGTAGAAGCAATCTTCTCTAAGTATGGCAAGATTGTGGGCTGCTCCGTGCACAAGGGCTTTGCATTTGTGCAATACAACAATGAACGCACTGCccgtactgctgtggctggggaGGATGGACGAATGATAGCTGGGCAGGTCCTGG ATATCAATTTGGCTGCTGAGCCCAAAGTGAacagaggaaaaggaggaggcgTCAAACGGTCAGCAGCTGATATGTACGG gtcTTCCTTTGAATTGGACTATGATTTTCATCGGGACTACTATGACAG TTTGCCTACTCCATGCTCCTACAGCTATACTGCAGCCCGtgtgccaccaccaccaccaccaatagCGCGAGCTGTTGTACCTTCAAAACGTCAAAGAGTGTCTGGAAATACATCCCGTCGTGGAAAGAGTGGTTTCAACGCGAAGACCGGTCAGCGTGGTGGGTCTTCCAAGTCTAGCAGAT TGAAGGGTGACGATCTACAGACCATTAAAAAGGAGCTTAGTCAGATAAAGCAGAGAGTAGATTCTCTTCTGGAAAGTTTGGAACGTATTGAGCGGGAACAGTCAAAACAAG AGAccaaattggatgatgatcagAGCAGCAGCTCTGCAAAAAAGGAGGAAGCAAATGTGAAAATGGTGGCAGAGGAAGCGGGTGATTCGGGAGAAGAGGGAGATTTGCTTGACGATGATGAGCAGGGAGAAGACACG ctCGAAGAAATTAAAGATGGGGACAAAGAAACAGAAGAAGGGGAGGATGAAGGAGATAGTGCAAATGAGGAAGATTCTTAA
- the HNRNPC gene encoding heterogeneous nuclear ribonucleoproteins C1/C2 isoform X3 — translation MPGFQISTIGSSEMASNVTNKTDPRSLNSRVFIGNLNTLVVKKTDVEAIFSKYGKIVGCSVHKGFAFVQYNNERTARTAVAGEDGRMIAGQVLDINLAAEPKVNRGKGGGVKRSAADMYGSSFELDYDFHRDYYDSLPTPCSYSYTAARVPPPPPPIARAVVPSKRQRVSGNTSRRGKSGFNAKTGQRVKGDDLQTIKKELSQIKQRVDSLLESLERIEREQSKQETKLDDDQSSSSAKKEEANVKMVAEEAGDSGEEGDLLDDDEQGEDTLEEIKDGDKETEEGEDEGDSANEEDS, via the exons ggTTCCAAATTTCTACTATAGGAAGTAGCGAGATGGCGAGCAATGTCACTAATAAAACAGATCCTCGCTCTTTGAACTCTAGAGTATTTATTGGGAACCTAAACACATTAGTGGTGAAGAAAACAGATGTAGAAGCAATCTTCTCTAAGTATGGCAAGATTGTGGGCTGCTCCGTGCACAAGGGCTTTGCATTTGTGCAATACAACAATGAACGCACTGCccgtactgctgtggctggggaGGATGGACGAATGATAGCTGGGCAGGTCCTGG ATATCAATTTGGCTGCTGAGCCCAAAGTGAacagaggaaaaggaggaggcgTCAAACGGTCAGCAGCTGATATGTACGG gtcTTCCTTTGAATTGGACTATGATTTTCATCGGGACTACTATGACAG TTTGCCTACTCCATGCTCCTACAGCTATACTGCAGCCCGtgtgccaccaccaccaccaccaatagCGCGAGCTGTTGTACCTTCAAAACGTCAAAGAGTGTCTGGAAATACATCCCGTCGTGGAAAGAGTGGTTTCAACGCGAAGACCGGTCAGCGTG TGAAGGGTGACGATCTACAGACCATTAAAAAGGAGCTTAGTCAGATAAAGCAGAGAGTAGATTCTCTTCTGGAAAGTTTGGAACGTATTGAGCGGGAACAGTCAAAACAAG AGAccaaattggatgatgatcagAGCAGCAGCTCTGCAAAAAAGGAGGAAGCAAATGTGAAAATGGTGGCAGAGGAAGCGGGTGATTCGGGAGAAGAGGGAGATTTGCTTGACGATGATGAGCAGGGAGAAGACACG ctCGAAGAAATTAAAGATGGGGACAAAGAAACAGAAGAAGGGGAGGATGAAGGAGATAGTGCAAATGAGGAAGATTCTTAA
- the HNRNPC gene encoding heterogeneous nuclear ribonucleoproteins C1/C2 isoform X2 codes for MPGFQISTIGSSEMASNVTNKTDPRSLNSRVFIGNLNTLVVKKTDVEAIFSKYGKIVGCSVHKGFAFVQYNNERTARTAVAGEDGRMIAGQVLDINLAAEPKVNRGKGGGVKRSAADMYGSSFELDYDFHRDYYDSYTAARVPPPPPPIARAVVPSKRQRVSGNTSRRGKSGFNAKTGQRGGSSKSSRLKGDDLQTIKKELSQIKQRVDSLLESLERIEREQSKQETKLDDDQSSSSAKKEEANVKMVAEEAGDSGEEGDLLDDDEQGEDTLEEIKDGDKETEEGEDEGDSANEEDS; via the exons ggTTCCAAATTTCTACTATAGGAAGTAGCGAGATGGCGAGCAATGTCACTAATAAAACAGATCCTCGCTCTTTGAACTCTAGAGTATTTATTGGGAACCTAAACACATTAGTGGTGAAGAAAACAGATGTAGAAGCAATCTTCTCTAAGTATGGCAAGATTGTGGGCTGCTCCGTGCACAAGGGCTTTGCATTTGTGCAATACAACAATGAACGCACTGCccgtactgctgtggctggggaGGATGGACGAATGATAGCTGGGCAGGTCCTGG ATATCAATTTGGCTGCTGAGCCCAAAGTGAacagaggaaaaggaggaggcgTCAAACGGTCAGCAGCTGATATGTACGG gtcTTCCTTTGAATTGGACTATGATTTTCATCGGGACTACTATGACAG CTATACTGCAGCCCGtgtgccaccaccaccaccaccaatagCGCGAGCTGTTGTACCTTCAAAACGTCAAAGAGTGTCTGGAAATACATCCCGTCGTGGAAAGAGTGGTTTCAACGCGAAGACCGGTCAGCGTGGTGGGTCTTCCAAGTCTAGCAGAT TGAAGGGTGACGATCTACAGACCATTAAAAAGGAGCTTAGTCAGATAAAGCAGAGAGTAGATTCTCTTCTGGAAAGTTTGGAACGTATTGAGCGGGAACAGTCAAAACAAG AGAccaaattggatgatgatcagAGCAGCAGCTCTGCAAAAAAGGAGGAAGCAAATGTGAAAATGGTGGCAGAGGAAGCGGGTGATTCGGGAGAAGAGGGAGATTTGCTTGACGATGATGAGCAGGGAGAAGACACG ctCGAAGAAATTAAAGATGGGGACAAAGAAACAGAAGAAGGGGAGGATGAAGGAGATAGTGCAAATGAGGAAGATTCTTAA
- the HNRNPC gene encoding heterogeneous nuclear ribonucleoproteins C1/C2 isoform X4, with amino-acid sequence MASNVTNKTDPRSLNSRVFIGNLNTLVVKKTDVEAIFSKYGKIVGCSVHKGFAFVQYNNERTARTAVAGEDGRMIAGQVLDINLAAEPKVNRGKGGGVKRSAADMYGSSFELDYDFHRDYYDSLPTPCSYSYTAARVPPPPPPIARAVVPSKRQRVSGNTSRRGKSGFNAKTGQRGGSSKSSRLKGDDLQTIKKELSQIKQRVDSLLESLERIEREQSKQETKLDDDQSSSSAKKEEANVKMVAEEAGDSGEEGDLLDDDEQGEDTLEEIKDGDKETEEGEDEGDSANEEDS; translated from the exons ATGGCGAGCAATGTCACTAATAAAACAGATCCTCGCTCTTTGAACTCTAGAGTATTTATTGGGAACCTAAACACATTAGTGGTGAAGAAAACAGATGTAGAAGCAATCTTCTCTAAGTATGGCAAGATTGTGGGCTGCTCCGTGCACAAGGGCTTTGCATTTGTGCAATACAACAATGAACGCACTGCccgtactgctgtggctggggaGGATGGACGAATGATAGCTGGGCAGGTCCTGG ATATCAATTTGGCTGCTGAGCCCAAAGTGAacagaggaaaaggaggaggcgTCAAACGGTCAGCAGCTGATATGTACGG gtcTTCCTTTGAATTGGACTATGATTTTCATCGGGACTACTATGACAG TTTGCCTACTCCATGCTCCTACAGCTATACTGCAGCCCGtgtgccaccaccaccaccaccaatagCGCGAGCTGTTGTACCTTCAAAACGTCAAAGAGTGTCTGGAAATACATCCCGTCGTGGAAAGAGTGGTTTCAACGCGAAGACCGGTCAGCGTGGTGGGTCTTCCAAGTCTAGCAGAT TGAAGGGTGACGATCTACAGACCATTAAAAAGGAGCTTAGTCAGATAAAGCAGAGAGTAGATTCTCTTCTGGAAAGTTTGGAACGTATTGAGCGGGAACAGTCAAAACAAG AGAccaaattggatgatgatcagAGCAGCAGCTCTGCAAAAAAGGAGGAAGCAAATGTGAAAATGGTGGCAGAGGAAGCGGGTGATTCGGGAGAAGAGGGAGATTTGCTTGACGATGATGAGCAGGGAGAAGACACG ctCGAAGAAATTAAAGATGGGGACAAAGAAACAGAAGAAGGGGAGGATGAAGGAGATAGTGCAAATGAGGAAGATTCTTAA